In Neorhizobium sp. NCHU2750, a single genomic region encodes these proteins:
- the pip gene encoding prolyl aminopeptidase, producing the protein MTDILRTLYPVSTPYDTGRLDVGDGHVIYFERHGTKGAKPVVFLHGGPGGGITSIQARLFDPALYDILLFDQRGCGRSTPHAGLDANTTWHLVADIERLREMVGVDKWQVFGGSWGSTLALAYAETHPERVTELLLRGVYTLTRPELDWYYQFGVSEMFPDKWEAFVAPIPEEERHEMMAAYHRRLTGSDKAQQIACAKAWSVWEGSTITLLPDPQLASNHDEDHFALAFARIENHFFVHDGWLEDGQLLRDAVKLQGIPGVIVHGRYDMPCPLKYAWQLSKVWTDADFHIVEGAGHAVSEPGITDRLIRATDGFAGKI; encoded by the coding sequence GTGACCGACATCTTGCGCACGCTCTACCCCGTCTCGACACCTTACGACACCGGCAGGCTCGATGTCGGCGATGGGCATGTGATCTATTTCGAACGGCATGGCACGAAAGGCGCCAAGCCGGTCGTCTTCCTGCATGGCGGACCAGGCGGCGGCATCACATCGATCCAGGCACGACTGTTCGATCCGGCGCTTTACGACATTCTTCTGTTCGACCAACGTGGCTGCGGGCGCTCGACACCGCATGCCGGTCTCGACGCCAACACGACCTGGCATCTGGTCGCCGATATCGAACGGCTCAGGGAGATGGTCGGTGTCGACAAATGGCAGGTATTCGGCGGTTCCTGGGGCTCGACGCTGGCGCTTGCCTATGCCGAGACGCATCCCGAACGCGTCACCGAACTTCTGCTGCGCGGCGTCTATACGCTGACCAGGCCGGAGCTCGACTGGTACTACCAGTTCGGCGTCTCGGAAATGTTCCCCGACAAATGGGAGGCCTTCGTTGCTCCCATTCCGGAAGAGGAACGCCACGAGATGATGGCCGCCTATCACCGCCGCCTGACCGGCAGCGACAAGGCGCAGCAGATCGCCTGCGCCAAGGCGTGGAGCGTGTGGGAGGGCTCGACGATCACGCTTCTGCCCGACCCGCAGCTTGCATCGAACCATGACGAGGATCATTTCGCGCTGGCCTTCGCCCGCATCGAGAACCATTTCTTCGTCCATGACGGCTGGCTGGAAGACGGGCAGCTCCTGCGCGATGCGGTCAAGCTGCAAGGCATTCCCGGCGTCATCGTGCATGGCCGCTACGACATGCCCTGCCCGCTCAAATATGCCTGGCAGTTGTCGAAGGTCTGGACGGATGCCGATTTCCACATCGTCGAGGGCGCCGGGCATGCAGTCTCGGAACCCGGCATCACCGACCGACTGATCCGGGCGACGGATGGGTTTGCGGGGAAGATTTAA
- a CDS encoding GFA family protein, which yields MTHHLHTGGCQCGAIRFVIEGKPKETSICHCRMCQKAFGAYYAPLVSTRGATFRWTRGAPSYFQSSNHARRGFCGNCGTPLSYEAADGIAVSAGALDDPSALPPSIQYGVEAKVPFVDHLGALPAHETMDDIAEAPFLADLVSNQHPDHETETWQPVASTKPVRDGATKEDDA from the coding sequence GTGACCCATCACCTTCATACCGGCGGCTGCCAGTGCGGCGCGATCCGTTTCGTCATCGAGGGCAAGCCGAAAGAGACGTCGATCTGTCACTGTCGCATGTGCCAGAAGGCATTCGGCGCCTATTATGCGCCGCTCGTCTCGACACGCGGCGCGACGTTCCGCTGGACGCGCGGGGCGCCCAGCTATTTCCAGTCGTCCAATCACGCCAGACGCGGGTTTTGCGGCAATTGCGGCACGCCGCTTTCCTATGAGGCAGCCGACGGCATTGCCGTCTCGGCCGGGGCGCTGGACGATCCGTCTGCTTTGCCGCCGTCGATACAATATGGCGTCGAGGCGAAGGTGCCCTTCGTCGATCATCTCGGCGCATTGCCGGCGCATGAAACCATGGACGATATCGCGGAAGCGCCCTTCCTTGCCGATCTCGTCTCCAACCAGCATCCCGATCACGAAACAGAGACATGGCAGCCCGTCGCCTCGACCAAGCCGGTCAGGGATGGCGCCACCAAGGAGGACGATGCATGA
- a CDS encoding type II toxin-antitoxin system VapC family toxin: MLDTNIASELIRRPDGMVAHRMFDMRALCCISSLVASELRYGAEKRGSSRLKALVEALIQRLAVAPYEEASTFHYAAIRNDLTMKGALIGPVDLFIAAHARSLDLTLVTNNIREFSRVEGLKVENWLEGTAP, translated from the coding sequence ATGCTCGACACAAATATCGCCTCGGAGCTCATCCGTCGTCCAGACGGAATGGTTGCACACCGCATGTTTGACATGCGTGCACTGTGCTGCATCAGTAGCCTGGTTGCTTCGGAGCTTCGTTATGGTGCGGAGAAAAGAGGCTCATCGAGACTGAAAGCGCTGGTCGAAGCCCTGATCCAACGACTTGCGGTCGCCCCCTACGAAGAGGCCTCGACATTCCACTACGCCGCGATCCGCAACGATTTGACGATGAAGGGCGCACTGATTGGACCGGTGGACCTCTTCATCGCCGCCCATGCCCGCTCTCTCGACCTGACGCTCGTTACCAACAATATCCGCGAGTTTTCCCGCGTCGAAGGCCTGAAGGTGGAGAACTGGCTGGAAGGGACGGCACCGTGA
- a CDS encoding GFA family protein has translation MSETVTSATDRAGGCQCGAVRFRTHGALGRASICHCRMCQKAFGGFFGPLVSAPPQGPDTGIEWTRGEPTWFQSSVNIDRGFCKRCGTPLTYRHPGGLELAIGAFDNRDDLMPKIQVNFGSHIPWVTEIFAAPIRPDSEDVLNQEQIISFQHPDHDTEHWPEKGLHL, from the coding sequence ATGAGCGAGACGGTGACTTCAGCAACCGACAGAGCCGGCGGCTGCCAGTGCGGCGCGGTGCGTTTCAGGACCCATGGCGCGCTCGGCCGTGCCTCGATCTGCCATTGCCGCATGTGCCAGAAGGCATTCGGCGGCTTTTTCGGGCCGCTGGTTTCCGCGCCACCCCAGGGGCCCGACACCGGCATCGAATGGACCCGCGGCGAGCCGACCTGGTTCCAGTCCTCGGTCAATATCGACCGCGGCTTCTGCAAGCGCTGCGGCACGCCGCTGACCTATCGCCATCCGGGCGGACTGGAGCTTGCGATCGGCGCCTTCGACAATCGCGACGATCTCATGCCGAAGATCCAGGTGAATTTCGGGAGCCATATTCCATGGGTGACGGAGATCTTCGCAGCCCCCATCCGCCCGGACAGCGAGGATGTGCTGAACCAGGAGCAGATCATCTCCTTCCAGCATCCCGACCACGATACCGAACATTGGCCCGAGAAAGGCTTGCATCTGTGA
- the cysS gene encoding cysteine--tRNA ligase: MSVTLKLYNTLIREKSAFQPIDADNVRMYVCGPTVYDFAHIGNARPVIVFDVLFRLLKHAYGDAHVTYARNITDVDDKINARALRDFPHLPLNDAIHAVTEKTAKQFHADVAALGCLEPTVEPRATDNIAQMIDIIEKLIARGHAYVASGEVLFDTKSMADYGQLSKRPLDEQQAGARIAVDAHKKNPGDFVLWKLSSDSEPGWESPWGRGRPGWHIECSAMSGRYLGEVFDIHGGGLDLIFPHHENEIAQSRCAHGTEVMANVWMHNGFVQVEGRKMSKSDGNFITINQLLETDTFGGRKWPGEVLRLAMLMTHYREPIDFSVKRLEEAERLLAKWPAVDASDIPAGTAPCPIVLDALCDDLNTVAAVQRIHALAQEANADRSLLPMFAASAALLGVLPKKTEVDDALAGAVDALVQMRLEMLKAKNFTEADKIRDELSAKGIQLKDGKDASTGERVTTWELKR, encoded by the coding sequence ATGAGCGTCACGCTCAAGCTATATAATACCTTGATCCGCGAGAAATCGGCCTTCCAGCCGATCGATGCCGACAATGTGCGCATGTATGTCTGCGGACCGACGGTCTATGACTTCGCCCATATCGGCAATGCCCGCCCGGTGATCGTGTTCGACGTGCTGTTCCGGCTCTTGAAGCATGCCTATGGCGACGCACATGTCACCTATGCCCGCAACATCACCGACGTCGACGACAAGATCAACGCGCGGGCGCTGCGCGATTTTCCGCATCTGCCGCTGAATGATGCCATCCATGCGGTGACGGAAAAGACGGCGAAGCAATTCCATGCGGATGTCGCCGCTCTCGGCTGCCTCGAGCCGACAGTCGAGCCGCGCGCCACCGACAATATTGCCCAGATGATCGACATTATCGAAAAGCTGATCGCCCGCGGCCATGCCTATGTAGCCTCCGGCGAAGTGCTGTTCGACACGAAGTCGATGGCCGATTACGGCCAGCTTTCCAAGCGCCCGCTCGACGAGCAGCAGGCCGGCGCCCGTATCGCGGTCGACGCGCACAAGAAGAACCCAGGCGATTTCGTGCTGTGGAAGCTCTCCTCCGACAGCGAACCCGGCTGGGAAAGCCCTTGGGGCCGCGGCCGTCCGGGCTGGCATATCGAGTGCTCGGCGATGAGCGGCCGCTATCTCGGCGAGGTGTTCGACATTCATGGCGGCGGGCTGGACCTGATCTTCCCGCATCATGAAAACGAGATCGCCCAGTCCCGTTGCGCCCATGGCACCGAGGTGATGGCGAATGTCTGGATGCATAACGGCTTCGTGCAGGTCGAAGGCCGCAAGATGTCGAAGTCGGACGGCAATTTCATCACCATCAACCAGCTTCTAGAGACAGACACGTTCGGCGGCCGCAAATGGCCGGGCGAGGTGCTGCGTCTTGCCATGCTGATGACCCATTATCGCGAGCCGATCGATTTTTCGGTGAAGCGGCTGGAAGAGGCCGAGCGGCTTCTGGCCAAATGGCCGGCCGTCGATGCCTCCGACATTCCGGCCGGCACCGCCCCCTGCCCGATCGTGCTCGATGCGCTTTGCGACGATCTCAACACGGTTGCCGCCGTGCAGCGCATCCATGCGCTGGCGCAGGAGGCCAATGCCGACAGGTCGCTTCTGCCGATGTTTGCCGCGAGTGCCGCCCTTCTCGGTGTGCTGCCGAAAAAGACTGAGGTCGACGATGCACTTGCCGGTGCGGTCGATGCGCTGGTTCAGATGCGGCTTGAAATGCTGAAGGCGAAGAACTTCACCGAGGCGGACAAGATCCGCGACGAGCTTTCGGCCAAGGGCATCCAGTTGAAGGACGGCAAGGATGCCTCGACCGGAGAACGGGTGACGACCTGGGAACTGAAGCGGTAG
- a CDS encoding AbrB/MazE/SpoVT family DNA-binding domain-containing protein gives MSAEHHVKFFRNGGAQAVVIPAEFEMAGEEAVMRKEGDRLVIEPVGQKDDFRQWLASIEPWDEEFPNVDEDQPPMKESDIFKDVDR, from the coding sequence ATGAGTGCAGAGCATCACGTAAAATTCTTCCGCAATGGCGGTGCCCAGGCGGTCGTCATCCCGGCCGAATTCGAAATGGCCGGCGAGGAAGCCGTCATGCGCAAGGAAGGCGACCGGCTGGTGATCGAGCCGGTTGGTCAAAAAGATGACTTTCGCCAATGGCTGGCGAGCATCGAGCCTTGGGATGAGGAGTTCCCTAACGTAGACGAAGATCAGCCTCCGATGAAGGAGAGTGACATCTTCAAGGATGTCGACCGGTGA